Proteins from a single region of Macaca fascicularis isolate 582-1 chromosome 5, T2T-MFA8v1.1:
- the LOC102117253 gene encoding LOW QUALITY PROTEIN: COMM domain-containing protein 5 (The sequence of the model RefSeq protein was modified relative to this genomic sequence to represent the inferred CDS: inserted 1 base in 1 codon; deleted 4 bases in 3 codons): MVIKNLASGPGPLLAASTGDRWHQVCASGTDPLGWLIKEEAAAVSAVGAAALYLHHPGDSHSSQVGFLGAQLPPEVAAMAQLLGDLNRSTFRKLLKFVVSSLQGEDCREACSVLGSAPTCQRSGGVLLAGMHTLLQQALHLRSTSLKPNTFRXPAPGALHPLRPGRGLGQHRIWEPATILYSVAQQPGAWLPHVADFQWWVDVTISTSALAHSLQLSVLMQPKLSDGLVYRFEVPIDRFPIDRFEVPIAKFQELWYSMALVLKEMADLEKKCECGLQD, translated from the exons ATGGTGATTAAGAATCTCGCCTCGGGACCAGGCCCGCTTTTGGCTGCATCGACTGGGGATCGTTGGCACCAGGTATGTGCATCTGGGACCGACCCCCTGGGCTGGCTAATCAAGGAGGAAGCAGCAGCAGTATCTGCTGTGGGGGCTGCAGCTCTGTACCTGCATCATCCTGGTGATAGTCACAGTAGCCAAGTGGGTTTCTTGGGGGCCCAGCTTCCTCCAGAGGTGGCAGCAATGGCCCAGCTACTAGGGGACCTAAACAGGAGCACGTTCAGAAAATTGCTGAAGTTTGTGGTCAGCAGCCTGCAAGGGGAGGACTGCCGAGAGGCT TGCAGTGTCTTGGGGTCAGCGCCAACCTGCCAGAGGAGTGGC GGTGTCCTGCTGGCAGGCATGCACACGCTGCTCCAGCAGGCCCTCCATCTGCGCTCCACCAGTCTGAAGCCCAACACCTTCA GACCAGCTCCAGGAGCTCTGCATCCCCTAAGACCTGGTCGGGGACTTGGCCAGCATCGTATTTGGGAGCCAGCGACC ATCCTTTATTCTGTGGCCCAGCAGCCAGGGGCCTGGCTGCCCCATGTTGCTGACTTTCAGTGGTGGGTGGATGTGACAATCTCCACCAGTGCCCTGGCTCACTCCCTGCAGCTGAGCGTCCTGATGCAGCCGAAGCTTTCAGATGGGTTAGTATACCGCTTCGAGGTCCCCATAGACCGCTTCCCCATAGACCGCTTCGAGGTCCCCATAGCCAAGTTCCAGGAGCTGTGGTACAGCATGGCCCTGGTCCTAAAGGAGATGGCAGATCTGGAGAAGAAGTGTGAGTGTGGCCTGCAGGACTGA